Genomic window (Psilocybe cubensis strain MGC-MH-2018 chromosome 1, whole genome shotgun sequence):
CGTTGTCAGAATATCATTAAAAATCCAAACGCCCAGTGTTGTTTGAAGAACCGATCGCGCAGCCTGTTCATCTCACAGGGTAAATTTGTACTAGACAGTGTAGATAGAAGAGCGGACTTACGCTGGAAAACATGTGTGTTATAGGACTAGTAACTTTGATGCTCAGGAGCCCCGCGACACAAAGCAAGAACCCGAAGAATCCTGTGACAAGACTCCCCGTGAAGAACACCCTCCAATTCCATGTATCACCTTTCAAAAGGGCGTAAAATGTGGATGGTTCTCCCTGAAGAAAGACGAAGGGAAGAATCATGATGGCGGAGCCGACGTTTGTCCACCAGGCAAGTTCAATCGTCGAGTTGTTGCAGTATGGGAGTGACTTCTTGATCAACACAGCGTGGAAGGCGATGAAGAGCGAAGACAGAACGCCATAGAAAAGAGAAATATTGGAAGGTATGGCAGATAGAGGAAGTGACGACGAAGGGGCGACCCCAATCATAAAACCCGTGGTGACGATGACTGCGGCTAGAAGGACCATCCCCGATGGTTTGGATCGCGTGTGCAAAGAGGAAACCACAATTGTGAGCGGCAATACAAGGCCTCTCGCAATCTGTGTAGTAATATGATCTATTAGGACATTGTTATATTAAAGAAATCTGTTAGTGTATCACCTGGAAAAATGAAGCCTCAACATCCCGCAAACAAAGGGTATTGAAGACGAGACCGATTATGTTAACGGATACAACAGGAACGAGCTTTTTGGCGATCTGTACTTCAAAACGTgggattttgattttatcaTAGACAGCAGCTGAAGTGTGCAACAGCACGACTGCGATCAGGAGctggaagagaaggaaaagaagaggaagatccGGCGAGTTATTGAGTACGGCCTTGTTACTTTCACATCCAAATGTTAGTTTTGAGACGGGATAATACAGGATAATTTTGGACATACACAAACACCATCTAAGAGGCGGGGTATGTCAGGATTACTGTAATGAAGTAGAATAGTTTCAAGCTTTGGACGTACGATGAGAGCCGAGACCATGTAGAAAGCGACGACGGCGGCCACTTGGATCCTCTGTGGATCGAAGGGGGCCATTTCGAATATTGCGAGCGTTCCTCTCCAAAGAGCGCAGACGGCTTTCCGAGAGGAGCGACTACATTATAAGGGCCCGGGGAACGCTCAACGAACGCGTTTGAGTGATTCCAATAATACCGGGTCGTGCAGGCCAGTTCGGAAGCCAGTTCGGTTTGCATTATTGATCCGGCTATAAATGATGACAAACGCAGATCTGATCGGAGACATTAGCCAAGGCTTATCCCGATATGTAGAACCGGATTAGGCAAAAAGCTTTTGATGCGGGAGCGAGTGCGCATCTCCCCACTTGGAAGTATAACAATCTGCTTCCCTACCCACGCACTTCTCACCTTCCGCTGGTCACTTTGCAGCGTCTCGTTCTGCACTGTCTCTTTGTCT
Coding sequences:
- a CDS encoding GDP-fucose transporter 1; this translates as MAPFDPQRIQVAAVVAFYMVSALIMVFVNKAVLNNSPDLPLLFLLFQLLIAVVLLHTSAAVYDKIKIPRFEVQIAKKLVPVVSVNIIGLVFNTLCLRDVEASFFQIARGLVLPLTIVVSSLHTRSKPSGMVLLAAVIVTTGFMIGVAPSSSLPLSAIPSNISLFYGVLSSLFIAFHAVLIKKSLPYCNNSTIELAWWTNVGSAIMILPFVFLQGEPSTFYALLKGDTWNWRVFFTGSLVTGFFGFLLCVAGLLSIKVTSPITHMFSSYKFTL